One window from the genome of Bacillus alveayuensis encodes:
- a CDS encoding murein DD-endopeptidase MepM/ murein hydrolase activator NlpD (product_source=COG0739; cath_funfam=2.70.70.10,3.10.350.10; cog=COG0739; pfam=PF01476,PF01551,PF07501; smart=SM00257,SM01208; superfamily=51261,54928; transmembrane_helix_parts=Inside_1_20,TMhelix_21_40,Outside_41_478) codes for MLWGKKESVENVRKRINGKKSLLGLSVAFLLMIGANRASAEQITTIYHIYLDGQYIGAVSDQDIIKEVSQEKIESEKDKYPELPLAVEDLVIVPEQTFRFAVNNEKVSEKLKQELQVVVDSTALVINGKAIANFKNKEEAEKALQLYKQKYVSKEDLAQIESRKNSEEPLPAIQKGESRILDVLLSKEVSFSEEKVSPTKIITPEEGMTLLEKGTLEEQKYTVQENDVLVNIAAKFDMKLKDLLAINPDLNVESVIRPGDQLNVQAPQPYFNVMVQEEFLKEEMIPFKTEIVEDENLPKGETRIKQEGQQGAKLHHYIVYKENGKQVKVETKSEEIIKEPTPKVVVKGTKIIPSRGTGNLAWPTVGGYVSSKMGSRWGKMHKGIDIARPSNLTIKAADNGKVVFAGYDGGYGNKIVINHNNGMKTVYAHLSSISVSVGQTVSKGQKIGVMGSTGNSTGVHLHFEVYENGSLRNPLDYY; via the coding sequence GTGTTATGGGGAAAAAAGGAGTCCGTTGAAAATGTTCGCAAGAGGATTAATGGGAAAAAATCATTACTAGGATTGAGTGTTGCTTTTTTATTGATGATCGGTGCTAATCGTGCATCCGCTGAACAAATTACAACCATTTATCACATATATTTAGATGGCCAATACATAGGCGCTGTAAGCGATCAAGATATTATAAAAGAAGTGTCGCAAGAAAAAATAGAGTCCGAGAAAGATAAATATCCAGAATTGCCACTAGCAGTTGAAGATCTTGTTATTGTTCCAGAGCAAACGTTCCGGTTCGCAGTAAATAATGAGAAGGTATCTGAAAAATTAAAGCAAGAACTTCAAGTGGTAGTGGATTCAACAGCACTTGTTATAAACGGTAAAGCGATAGCGAATTTTAAAAATAAAGAAGAAGCAGAGAAGGCTCTTCAGCTATATAAACAAAAATATGTTTCAAAAGAGGATTTGGCTCAAATCGAGAGCCGTAAAAATAGTGAAGAACCTTTACCTGCTATTCAAAAAGGTGAGTCCCGTATATTAGACGTTTTATTATCAAAAGAAGTTTCATTTTCAGAAGAAAAAGTTTCACCTACAAAAATTATAACACCTGAAGAAGGAATGACTCTTCTTGAAAAAGGGACTTTAGAAGAACAAAAATATACTGTCCAAGAAAATGATGTTCTAGTAAACATTGCGGCAAAGTTTGATATGAAATTAAAAGATTTGCTTGCCATCAATCCTGATCTTAACGTAGAATCAGTTATTCGACCAGGGGACCAATTAAACGTTCAAGCACCTCAACCATATTTTAACGTTATGGTACAGGAAGAATTTTTAAAAGAGGAAATGATTCCATTTAAAACAGAAATTGTTGAAGATGAAAATTTACCAAAAGGTGAAACAAGAATAAAACAAGAAGGACAACAAGGGGCAAAACTTCATCACTATATTGTTTATAAAGAAAATGGAAAACAAGTAAAGGTTGAAACAAAAAGCGAAGAAATTATAAAAGAGCCGACGCCTAAAGTTGTTGTGAAAGGAACAAAAATTATTCCATCGCGAGGTACTGGAAATCTAGCATGGCCGACAGTTGGCGGATATGTGTCCAGTAAAATGGGTTCACGCTGGGGAAAAATGCATAAAGGAATTGATATAGCTCGTCCATCGAATTTAACGATTAAGGCAGCAGATAATGGAAAGGTTGTATTTGCTGGTTATGATGGTGGATATGGAAATAAAATTGTCATTAATCATAATAATGGAATGAAAACGGTTTACGCTCATTTGAGCTCAATATCTGTATCTGTAGGACAAACCGTATCAAAAGGCCAAAAAATTGGTGTAATGGGCTCTACAGGAAATTCAACTGGAGTTCACCTTCATTTTGAAGTGTATGAAAACGGGTCCTTACGTAATCCTTTAGACTACTATTAA
- a CDS encoding phosphoribosyl 1,2-cyclic phosphodiesterase (product_source=COG1235; cath_funfam=3.60.15.10; cog=COG1235; pfam=PF00753; smart=SM00849; superfamily=56281), producing the protein MSLQFSVLASGSTGNAIYIETKEHSFLVDAGLSGKQMEKLFSEINRDIQNLSGIFVTHEHSDHIKGLGVLARKYRLPIYANKKTWKAMDSLIGEIDTEQKFTFETGTVKSFGSLDIESFGVSHDAAEPMFFVFHYEGKKLALITDTGYVSNRMKGVIHNADIFIFESNHDVEMLRMGRYPWNVKRRILSDVGHVSNEDAAIAMADVIGDKTKRIYLAHLSQDNNMKDLARMSVQQTLANKGFITGEQFDLYDTDPKTPTPLVAV; encoded by the coding sequence ATGAGCTTGCAATTTAGCGTACTCGCAAGCGGCAGTACGGGAAACGCTATATACATAGAAACGAAAGAGCATTCTTTTTTAGTCGACGCTGGTTTAAGCGGAAAACAAATGGAAAAGCTATTTAGCGAAATCAATCGTGATATTCAAAATTTGAGTGGGATTTTCGTTACTCATGAACATAGTGATCATATAAAAGGTCTTGGCGTTTTAGCAAGAAAGTATCGATTGCCAATTTATGCAAATAAAAAAACGTGGAAAGCAATGGATAGTTTAATTGGTGAAATTGATACTGAACAAAAATTCACTTTTGAAACGGGGACAGTAAAATCATTCGGAAGCCTTGATATTGAGTCTTTCGGTGTTTCACATGATGCGGCTGAACCCATGTTTTTCGTGTTTCATTATGAAGGGAAAAAGCTTGCGTTAATTACGGATACTGGATATGTCAGCAACCGTATGAAAGGGGTTATCCATAACGCAGACATTTTTATTTTTGAAAGCAATCACGATGTCGAAATGCTGCGTATGGGGCGTTATCCGTGGAATGTTAAACGGAGAATTTTAAGCGATGTTGGCCATGTTTCCAATGAAGATGCTGCCATTGCGATGGCAGATGTAATTGGCGATAAGACAAAACGCATATATTTAGCCCATTTAAGCCAAGACAATAACATGAAGGATTTAGCAAGGATGTCAGTGCAGCAAACACTCGCTAACAAAGGATTTATAACGGGTGAGCAATTTGATTTATATGATACAGATCCGAAAACACCAACTCCACTTGTAGCTGTATAA
- a CDS encoding two-component system sensor histidine kinase VicK (product_source=KO:K07652; cath_funfam=1.10.287.130,3.30.450.20,3.30.565.10; cog=COG5002; ko=KO:K07652; pfam=PF00512,PF00672,PF00989,PF02518; smart=SM00086,SM00091,SM00304,SM00387,SM00388; superfamily=103190,55785,55874; tigrfam=TIGR00229; transmembrane_helix_parts=Outside_1_14,TMhelix_15_37,Inside_38_182,TMhelix_183_205,Outside_206_610), protein MNNRKVSFFRSIHFKFVMIYVLLIILGMQIIGVYFVRALETRLIDNFTSSLNQRIDLMAYNIEQAMLKAEEDPTIKVEDEISSILKDYKGDEIKEIRVVDQDARVIGTSDFNKDIIGKRTTENMITRTLVLGSLNENILIDPETNYRMYVTSTPIVTDFKGETIGAVYVIASMEEVFSLMRTINTILATGTGISLLITAALGIFLARTITRPLSDMRKQALELAKGNFSRKVKIYGEDEIGQLATTFNHLTEELEEAQETTEGERRKLASVIAHMTDGVIATDAKGHVILVNTPAIDMLNVSRETALETSLVDLLQLEDEYSFEDLVHQQEPLILDVNTKERSYILRISFSPIQKEEGPINGLIAVVYDITEQERIEQERREFVANVSHELRTPLTTMRSYLEALAEGAWKDETIAPKFLQVTQNETERMIRLVNDLLQLSKLDSKDYRFNKDWINFTDYFHKIIDRFELSKKQNVTFIRNLPNKDFYVEVDSDKITQVLDNIISNALKYSPEGGKITFTATEKEGFIEISVKDEGMGVPKKSLSKIFERFYRVDKARSRQMGGTGLGLAIAKEIVEAHNGKIWAESEEGKGTTIFFTLPYDPNQEDDWE, encoded by the coding sequence ATGAATAATCGTAAAGTTAGTTTCTTTCGTTCGATTCATTTTAAATTTGTGATGATTTATGTATTGCTTATTATTTTAGGAATGCAAATTATCGGCGTTTATTTTGTACGTGCGTTGGAAACACGTCTTATTGATAATTTTACTTCCTCTCTTAATCAACGAATTGATTTAATGGCTTATAATATTGAGCAAGCTATGCTAAAGGCAGAAGAAGATCCTACTATTAAAGTAGAGGATGAAATATCCTCCATATTAAAGGATTATAAAGGGGATGAAATTAAAGAAATTCGCGTTGTGGATCAGGATGCTCGGGTCATTGGCACTTCAGACTTTAATAAAGACATTATTGGAAAAAGAACAACGGAAAATATGATTACTCGGACCCTTGTTTTAGGATCATTAAATGAAAATATTTTAATTGATCCGGAAACGAATTATCGTATGTATGTTACCTCTACACCAATCGTAACCGATTTTAAAGGCGAAACGATTGGGGCTGTTTATGTGATTGCTTCAATGGAGGAAGTATTTTCTTTAATGAGAACGATTAATACGATTCTCGCTACAGGAACAGGAATATCACTTCTTATTACAGCAGCCCTAGGGATATTTTTGGCACGTACGATTACCCGTCCCCTTTCGGATATGAGAAAACAGGCCTTGGAATTAGCAAAAGGGAATTTTTCCCGAAAGGTTAAAATATATGGTGAAGATGAAATTGGCCAATTGGCGACAACATTTAATCATCTCACCGAAGAACTGGAAGAAGCGCAAGAAACGACTGAAGGAGAACGGCGTAAATTAGCTTCTGTTATTGCTCATATGACAGATGGAGTCATTGCTACAGATGCTAAAGGACATGTTATTTTAGTGAACACACCAGCAATAGATATGCTGAATGTTTCACGTGAAACAGCATTAGAAACAAGTTTAGTTGATTTGCTTCAACTAGAGGATGAATATTCCTTTGAAGATTTAGTACATCAACAGGAACCTCTCATATTAGACGTGAATACAAAAGAGCGTTCATATATTTTACGCATAAGCTTTTCACCTATTCAAAAAGAAGAAGGTCCAATAAACGGTTTAATCGCTGTTGTTTATGATATTACAGAACAAGAACGTATTGAACAAGAACGCCGTGAATTTGTCGCCAATGTTTCTCATGAATTAAGAACTCCGTTAACAACCATGAGAAGTTATTTAGAGGCTTTAGCTGAGGGAGCATGGAAGGATGAAACCATTGCCCCTAAATTTTTACAAGTTACACAAAATGAAACGGAACGAATGATTCGCCTTGTCAATGATTTATTACAGTTATCGAAATTAGATAGTAAAGATTATCGTTTTAATAAAGATTGGATTAATTTTACTGATTATTTTCATAAAATTATTGATCGCTTTGAGCTTTCCAAAAAACAAAATGTAACATTTATACGTAATCTTCCGAACAAAGATTTTTATGTTGAGGTTGATTCAGATAAAATTACGCAAGTTCTTGATAATATTATTTCAAATGCGCTGAAATACTCTCCAGAAGGTGGAAAAATTACCTTTACCGCAACCGAAAAGGAAGGTTTCATTGAGATTAGTGTGAAGGACGAAGGAATGGGTGTTCCGAAAAAAAGTCTTTCCAAAATTTTTGAACGTTTTTATCGAGTAGATAAAGCTCGTTCACGTCAAATGGGGGGAACAGGATTAGGGCTTGCGATAGCGAAAGAAATCGTAGAAGCACATAACGGTAAAATATGGGCAGAAAGTGAAGAAGGAAAAGGGACAACCATCTTCTTTACTTTACCATATGATCCAAACCAAGAGGATGATTGGGAATGA
- a CDS encoding two-component system response regulator VicR (product_source=KO:K07668; cath_funfam=1.10.10.10,3.40.50.2300; cog=COG0745; ko=KO:K07668; pfam=PF00072,PF00486; smart=SM00448; superfamily=46894,52172) — MEQKKILVVDDEKPIADILEFNLKKEGYEVHCVYDGHEAIEIVEEFQPDLILLDIMLPGKDGMEACREIRKKYDMPIIMLTAKDSEIDKVLGLELGADDYVTKPFSTRELLARVKANLRRQQTNLAKESFSDQSEIQVGSLVIHPDAYVVSKRGETIELTHREFELLHYLAKHIGQVMTREHLLQTVWGYDYFGDVRTVDVTVRRLREKIEDNPSHPTWIVTRRGVGYYLRNPEQE, encoded by the coding sequence ATGGAACAAAAAAAAATATTGGTTGTCGATGATGAAAAACCAATTGCTGATATATTAGAGTTTAATTTAAAAAAAGAAGGCTATGAAGTGCATTGTGTTTATGATGGACATGAGGCTATAGAGATCGTTGAGGAATTCCAGCCAGATTTAATTCTTTTAGATATAATGCTGCCTGGTAAAGATGGGATGGAAGCTTGCCGTGAAATTCGTAAAAAATACGATATGCCTATCATTATGCTAACAGCAAAAGATTCAGAAATTGATAAAGTGCTTGGTTTAGAGCTTGGTGCTGATGATTATGTAACGAAACCGTTTAGTACAAGGGAATTGCTAGCTCGAGTTAAAGCCAATTTACGCAGACAACAGACAAATTTAGCTAAAGAATCATTTTCTGACCAGTCGGAAATTCAAGTTGGTTCCCTTGTGATTCACCCCGATGCATATGTCGTGTCAAAACGCGGTGAAACAATCGAATTGACACATCGAGAATTTGAATTATTACATTATTTAGCTAAGCATATAGGGCAAGTGATGACACGTGAGCACCTTCTGCAAACAGTATGGGGATATGATTACTTTGGAGATGTAAGGACAGTTGATGTTACGGTCAGAAGGCTCCGGGAAAAAATTGAAGACAATCCTAGTCATCCAACTTGGATCGTAACAAGAAGAGGGGTAGGCTACTATTTACGGAACCCTGAACAGGAGTAA
- a CDS encoding regulatory protein YycH of two-component signal transduction system YycFG (product_source=COG4863; cog=COG4863; pfam=PF07435; superfamily=51096,55405; transmembrane_helix_parts=Inside_1_4,TMhelix_5_27,Outside_28_449): MKTETVKSIILAVLVLISIFFTWNIWTYQPNYNEIQNTKYVENNPLSNVTKKIHEVILPMQLLVHENQHYYGTYDEELISKLWEEMRKWELRRFRNISDEIKKEFGFDQWLNGQVEGDHKFICFMFSDTIPLSSLNTVTEWTEKDTYNIKFDRLYISFSKDSSNNTMYFVDVENEYVVQAEIESTLSETWKVIYDSAKNDFHRFILWNDRIYLPKDPLPIKSEKYITKFLSGERFKEVLFSNPSYVKKDVNGSEYTYTDSSRQLVINEGQGRVLYVNPTIDQSLTTEKGKLILQSIDFLNAHGGWISGYNDYKYFTTDQEQKIYYRLTVNHFPVFSFTDSHYTITSIIQSWGNNEIALYQRPLFYLDDFIQEEEMELPGADKVIAAIENDSSIDENEIKRIFPSYDIQSTTQPNIVYLHPVWCIELTNGKYQMINMKNAHLGGDDDGLE, translated from the coding sequence ATGAAAACCGAAACCGTGAAATCAATTATTTTAGCGGTGCTAGTTTTAATTAGTATATTTTTCACATGGAATATTTGGACATATCAGCCAAACTACAATGAAATACAAAACACTAAATATGTGGAAAATAATCCGTTGAGCAATGTAACAAAAAAAATACATGAAGTCATTTTACCTATGCAATTGCTTGTTCATGAAAATCAGCATTATTACGGAACGTATGATGAAGAATTAATATCGAAATTATGGGAAGAAATGCGGAAATGGGAGCTAAGAAGGTTTCGAAATATTTCTGATGAAATAAAAAAAGAATTTGGATTTGATCAATGGTTAAATGGTCAAGTTGAAGGTGATCATAAATTTATTTGTTTCATGTTTAGTGATACCATCCCGTTGTCATCATTAAATACGGTGACGGAATGGACGGAAAAAGATACGTATAATATTAAGTTTGACCGATTGTACATTTCTTTTTCCAAGGATTCCTCCAACAATACCATGTACTTTGTTGATGTTGAAAACGAGTATGTTGTTCAAGCGGAAATTGAGTCCACCTTAAGTGAAACTTGGAAAGTTATTTATGATTCAGCCAAAAATGATTTCCATCGTTTTATCCTTTGGAATGATCGGATCTATTTACCTAAAGATCCATTGCCAATAAAAAGCGAAAAATATATCACGAAGTTTTTAAGTGGTGAACGATTTAAAGAGGTTTTATTTAGTAATCCAAGCTATGTCAAAAAGGATGTAAACGGTTCAGAATATACTTATACAGATAGCTCCAGACAGTTAGTCATTAATGAAGGACAAGGCAGAGTACTATATGTTAACCCGACGATTGACCAATCGTTAACGACAGAAAAAGGGAAATTAATTTTACAAAGTATCGATTTCTTAAATGCCCATGGCGGGTGGATTTCTGGTTATAATGATTATAAATATTTTACTACTGACCAAGAGCAAAAGATCTATTATCGACTTACCGTTAATCATTTTCCAGTGTTTTCGTTTACTGATTCTCATTATACAATAACATCCATTATTCAAAGCTGGGGCAATAATGAAATTGCTTTATATCAACGTCCGCTCTTTTACTTAGACGATTTTATCCAAGAGGAAGAAATGGAATTGCCAGGAGCTGACAAAGTGATTGCCGCAATTGAAAATGACTCTAGTATTGATGAAAATGAAATTAAACGCATTTTCCCTTCTTATGATATTCAATCTACGACACAACCAAATATTGTTTATTTACATCCAGTTTGGTGTATTGAATTGACAAATGGAAAGTATCAAATGATTAATATGAAGAATGCTCATTTAGGGGGGGATGATGATGGATTGGAGTAA
- a CDS encoding regulatory protein YycI of two-component signal transduction system YycFG (product_source=COG4853; cath_funfam=3.40.1350.10; cog=COG4853; pfam=PF09648; superfamily=57959; transmembrane_helix_parts=Inside_1_8,TMhelix_9_26,Outside_27_270) — translation MDWSKTKTIFIIAFLVLDIFLALQYMEKMNENKYDIITETTIEEQFKAEDIKYGKLPTKTIKGSYITAKSKQFTQEEIDSLKNQELMLSDEELIKPVTQLRMSFIEPIQLPDNNMENKLKQILTTQIIQGSQYRYWRYDENDKEIIFLQVYKGYAIFQDENDGIGMIVFYLNDHNEITSYRQTLLEDIKELENQDEVIKAIRALEALYDKNYLKPKSTVTKVEYGYYTQIPLTEQQILAPTWHIVVNDQEDFYVNALEGDIIKPEKSNLE, via the coding sequence ATGGATTGGAGTAAAACAAAGACAATTTTCATCATTGCCTTCCTCGTTCTGGATATTTTTTTAGCCTTGCAGTACATGGAAAAGATGAATGAGAACAAATACGATATCATCACAGAAACAACCATTGAGGAACAGTTTAAAGCAGAGGATATTAAGTACGGTAAATTACCCACTAAAACGATTAAAGGGTCTTATATTACAGCAAAAAGTAAACAATTTACTCAAGAGGAGATTGACAGTTTGAAAAATCAAGAGCTTATGCTTTCAGATGAAGAGCTCATCAAACCAGTAACACAGCTTAGAATGAGTTTTATTGAGCCGATTCAACTTCCAGATAACAATATGGAAAATAAACTAAAACAAATATTAACGACACAAATTATCCAAGGCTCGCAATACCGTTATTGGCGGTATGATGAAAATGACAAGGAAATTATTTTTTTACAAGTATATAAAGGTTATGCTATATTTCAAGATGAAAATGATGGAATAGGAATGATTGTTTTTTACTTAAATGATCACAATGAGATTACTTCATATCGCCAAACATTGCTAGAGGATATTAAAGAATTAGAAAACCAAGATGAAGTCATAAAGGCAATACGGGCTTTAGAAGCTCTTTATGACAAAAACTATTTAAAACCGAAGAGTACTGTGACAAAAGTTGAGTATGGTTATTATACACAAATTCCATTAACAGAACAGCAAATTTTAGCCCCAACTTGGCATATCGTTGTCAATGATCAAGAAGACTTTTATGTTAATGCCCTTGAAGGGGATATTATTAAACCAGAAAAAAGTAACTTGGAGTGA